A genomic window from Cryobacterium sp. SO2 includes:
- a CDS encoding GNAT family N-acetyltransferase, with product MCTVTLQALRPDAADAVTRVHLAARGAYYAAGQPEAVQPEGVEPESVRPDTVTQSAEYTELWRSRLGREDWRLTGAFGGGELLGFTAVQVPAAPTQEVPPDDVAQHSAAEHALHLVALYVHPDHWDLGIGTLLYDAFEKDWAAGGYPRAELDVWSLNHRARRFYTRRGWLDDGRVRPAHEGTDYLGMVLRRHPPA from the coding sequence ATGTGCACGGTCACCCTGCAGGCGCTGAGACCCGACGCGGCGGATGCCGTCACCCGGGTCCACCTGGCGGCGCGCGGTGCGTATTACGCGGCGGGGCAGCCAGAGGCTGTCCAGCCAGAGGGTGTCGAGCCAGAGTCGGTCCGGCCCGACACTGTCACGCAGTCGGCAGAGTACACCGAGCTGTGGCGTTCCCGCCTGGGGCGCGAGGACTGGCGGCTCACCGGCGCGTTCGGCGGCGGGGAACTCCTGGGGTTCACCGCCGTGCAGGTGCCGGCAGCCCCGACACAGGAGGTCCCACCAGACGACGTCGCACAACACAGCGCCGCAGAGCACGCGCTGCACCTCGTGGCGCTGTACGTTCACCCCGACCACTGGGACCTGGGGATCGGCACGCTGCTGTACGACGCTTTCGAGAAGGACTGGGCCGCGGGCGGGTACCCGCGCGCTGAGCTCGACGTGTGGTCGCTCAACCACCGCGCGCGGCGTTTCTACACCCGGCGCGGCTGGCTGGACGACGGCCGGGTTCGCCCCGCGCACGAGGGAACCGACTACCTGGGAATGGTCCTCCGGCGCCATCCGCCGGCCTGA